From the Telopea speciosissima isolate NSW1024214 ecotype Mountain lineage chromosome 9, Tspe_v1, whole genome shotgun sequence genome, the window GTAATAATATTCCAAAAACAATGCCTATTGATTCTCTAAACATTCCACTAAACCATATATTATTTGTTTGTAAGAGTAACATAATTAGATAAATAATATCACCTCATCTTCCACTAATAGATTATCTAGCTAGATATTTAATTAAGTTACATTGCAAATCAACTTCACTATTTTCCAACTTAATTAAGAAATGGATTATCAAGCTTTACTATCTCCGTCTAATTATCATGTTATcttaataaaaaagaattacataatTACATCCTATAGAACTTCTTCCCTGAGGCATCCTCTCTTACTAAACGAGAGAGTGCTTCAGGGAGACTATCAGTACAGAGATGAACCACCTGGCAAGAGGTAAGGAATCCGGCCAAGAAGTATGCATAAGAATTACTCTCTAACATGATGCGAAAAAACACAGCTTCTAAAGCTATCTCGTAGTTTAAGTATGGGTgcatctgtttgtaaccaagaaggTTACAAGCAGAATTTGTAACTGGACATTTTCGCCCATCATACATAGATGTGGCAttaaattagaaagcctaatattgtaattttaaaatttggtacaacctctccctctccctctctatctccctcttccccGGTTCCGACAGCACCCACCTCACCACCATGTCCggctccctctccctctcccttcctctCAACCTCTGGATTTCCTGAACCGAACCCTCTAAATTCTTCTGCGGTGTCAACAAGTGCTTCTAGTTCCTGACTTCAACTGTTGTTTTCGGTCCACAATCCACTGCAAAGTGCTACAAATACTGCTTAGGGTTTTACTGGTCCTTGTATATCACAATGAATTTCGAAATGACGAGGAAATCAAATCGGAATCCCATAATTAATTGGAGAAATCCCACTCCCCACTCTCCCCATTTGAGCTTGCAATTCCACTCTACGTCTCCTCCAtcatgatgatggtagtggctTCGGTGGTGGTGCCCGCTTGTTCCACTCCAATGTTTATGCTAATGCTAATGCCTCATCATGAATTGCCATTGCATCAATCACTTCATCGAAGCTTATCAAAACCACGTTTGTATCCTGTGCTTCCTCATCCGTCACCGCTGCAGCTCAGCTGGGATTCAATtgataaaattgaaaatcagaagaaaaagagaaagcacCGAATACAAACATCTGATTTTAAGAACAAAGATTTCCGGATTCATACATGAGATTTTGGTGCTTTGAAAGCTCATTCTTCATAGTTTGTGAGAATTGGATCACTTTGCAACTTCtgattttcaaaaacaaatatttttggTTTGTGAGGAGTTTGGGCTAGATACCTAAAGTCTAGCAATTTCTTTTTCAGGGCTTTAAAGATCTGATTTAGCTGAAATGGTGTGGAGATGGAAACGGTGGGTTGCTGCCTCTGATAACTGTGAGAAGTGGGCTGGGCGGGGGGTGTTGCGGGGAATGGGGGCAAGGCTGAGCGCAGGGATTGGTAGTGGAGGGGAGACCGAcatggagaagaagggggagattgggagaaggagagggagggggaaatTACGAAAATCACCCTGCCTTTAAAAGGTGGCAAGTGATATGAGATGGACAAATAAGTCCGGTTACAAAACATTGTTGTAACTGGattggttacaaacagctttacccttTTAGGTGTATCTCCAAGTAAACCAAGAAggtattcaccaaaaaaaaaaatttattcaccaaaaacaGTAAACCAAGAAGGTACCACGACACCTGATAGCGGGCCAGGATTATCTGTGTGGCAGTAAGTGAATCTGATCACACCTGTATTTGATCGAAACCAATTCATTTGCTCTAAGAAGCCCCCTTTTTATTGCTATAAGCTCCATTCTGTGAATGTTATCATCTTCCACTGCCCCCGCCAGAGCAAACAGAAACCTTCCAGAGGCATCGCGTCCAATAGCTCCAAAACCCCTGATGCTGTTGCGAATTGAGCCATCACAGTTTATCGCCACCCATTCACATGGAGGACGCAACCATATCACAGTCCTTGGGATGTTGTGTGCAAAAGAAACCTCAATTTTCCAGCGAGAGAAGAATTCCCTATTGAAGGTGTTATCTGGGATCTTCCCTTGCAAACCAGAGAACCGATCATGAGTCTCATGGATGATGAGTTTTAAGAGTGTGCCAGCCCGCTGTTTGAAGGCTCTATTATTTCTCTCCATCCATAAGCGATAGACTGTGGTGGCAAAGTTGAATCTTTTCACTTGAGACACAAGAGAATCCCCCTTGCAATGATCAACTAaccaagaaatttcatcctgCCAAGACGCCAATGGTTCCCAGTTGTAGCCACCAAGAAGAAGAATTCCCTTCCATACAGTCATAGAGAAGGGACATTAAAAGAGAAGATGGTCCATAGTTTCAACACAGCCTTGACATAAGAGGCATGATACATCAATGGAAAGGCCCCAGGTTTGAAGTCGACTTCTAGTAGGTAGTCTATGGAGAACGGCAAGCCACAGGATAAAGGAAAAGCGAGGATGAGAGGCAGCAAACCCGATCAGCTTGTGCCATGGAACGACGACAGTGTTGTGATGGGTGGATTCCCAAGCAGATTTGAGTGTGAATTTTCCATTTAAAGATGGTACCCAAACTGTAGTGTCCTCCATAGCCTGGAGCTAGCATATCTTAGTAGCAGAGATCTCGTTCCATCTAGCGTCTAAGGCTGGATACTCATTAGGCATTTCCCACTGATTCTCAGTGTTCAAAAGTGTAGCAGCACTGTCAAAAGGCCTTCTTCCAAGGGCCTCAGCAACCAAAAACCCTTCACACCCCTCCTTTGTTAATGGTCCATTGGGCAACCATGGATCATACCATAGGAGTGTACCCTCACCATTTTTTATAAGATAGCGAACACTTAAGCTGGCAATCTGTCGGGTTTCTAAAATGgccttgaaggaagaagagcaCTGTGTAGGACATGTCAAGGACCAGATTGAGTGTCGTTTCAACCACCTATGCTGAATAAATTGAGTCCAACAGTTGGATGACTTAGAAGCCACATTCCAAATTTGGCACATCAGGGCTGCCTTGTTCCAATCATCCAGCCGGCACAGACCTAGATCACCCTCCTCTCTTGACTTACATACCACCTTCCAAGAAACCTTATAAGACCCCTTATCTGCATTACCCAGCCACAGAAAGTGTACCATCAGCCTTTCCAGAGAAGCGATAACCTGTTGAGGCAGCCGGAAAACATTCACCCAATATGCAATTACCCCCATTATAGTGGACCGCAGCAAGGTAAGTCGGCCAGCATTGGACAAAGCCTTGGCTTTCCAAGAGTTTTTCTATGCTCTACCTTCTTGATTAACTCCACGAAGTCCTGGGATCGAAGGGACTTAGAAGCAAGGGGAACCCCCAAATATTTAATTGGTAGCATGCCCCTAACACATCCCAAAGTCCTACAAAAAAGATCTTCAAGGTTGTTCGAGCAATTGGCAAAAAAGATACTGGATTTGTCCTTCTTGATAGAGAGCCCTGACATGCTTGAGAATTTAGTAAATAACTGGTCCACGATACCAACATTATTTACCGTTGctctaccaaaaataaacaaatcatcAGCTAAGTAAACGAAGGCAATCTCTGGTTTGGAACAATATTGGTGGTATTCAAACTTTCCCTCCTTGGCCGCCAAAGTAATGGAATCAATAAAAAATTGTAGAACTATGTTGAATAAGAAAGGAGATAAAGGACATCCTTGCCAAAGGCCTCTATTGGCAAAAAACCTGGTAGATTGAGCACCATTAAGAAAGATGACATAACTGGGGTTAACCACACATTGAACAACCCAAGCAATGAAAGGAGGTGGAAAATTCAGCTTGTGGAGCAACGTGAAAAGGAAACTCCATTGGTATGAATTGTACGCCTTTCTCAGGTCCAATTTTGCAGCAAATCCGAGGCATTCCCTTAGGGGTATGGTAATCATGCAGGAGTTCCTAACATAATAGGATGTTCTTTGTGATGTGCCTACCCTCTACAATGGCAGACTGATTCCCTCTGATCACCATGTGAAGCACCCCTGTCATCTGATTCGCTATAAGTTTGGCGTTTAGTCTCTAGATCATAGAGCTCACTGTAATTGGTCTATAATTAGCAAATGAGTTCTATGAGGATCCCTTTGGAATCAAAGTAAGTCTAGATAGCTTCAACTAATCAGGCATTCGATGGGAAGTAAAGAAATCCAGAATCTCATTGCAAAGGTCCTTTCCAACAACCTCCCAAGCCCTCTTGAATAAGTGTGCACCAAACCTATCGGTGCCCGAGGCACTGTCATCATCAGCATCAAAGACCACGGCCTTGATTTCCACAACAGTAAACTGTCGAATTAAGTTTGCGGATTCCATTTACTCCAGTGACCTGTCGATGGGGAGATCAAAAGGCTCACAAATAACCTGTGGGGATCCACCGTAGGCTCTTTCAAAAAACCGAGCAGCCTCAACTTGACTGCTTGCATCATCAGTAAGCCAGTTGCCCTCATCAGTCTTGAAATTTGTGATCCAATTTCATGCCCTTTGTGTCTTCAAGGAACGATGAAAGAATTGTGTGTTCCCGTCACCCTGCTGCAGCCATTTGACACAAGAGCGTTGACGAAGTTCAGATTCACAGGTAGTCAAAAGGCACCTTAACATTAGAACAGCCATTCTCTCTTGTTGTAGGTCCTCAACCAACGCATTTCCAGATTGAATCTTGGACTGTAACTGGTCCACTGTAGATCCCATGTTCTGAATTTGAGAATCTAAGTCATGAAATACAGTCCTACTCCAATCTTTCAACCTTGATTTGCGTTTCTGTAGCTTAGCCATAAACTTGAACAAGGGGGATCCGCTGACCTGCTCACTCCAACATCACGGACAATGGGAATAGAATCTGCATGATCAACCCAGtgactaaaaaaataaaattgtttgcCACGACGCGTTGGCCGGGTCCCCAAATACACCACCATTGGACTGTGGTCAAGGACACCTAGGTTttgaaaaacaacaaaagaagtgGGGAAAGCCGCAAGCCAGTGTGGATTGATAAGTACTCGGTCAATCTTGGAAGAAATTCGATCAGCTTCCACTCCCTGGTTACTCCATGTGAATCTACACCCAGACCACTTAAGGTCACATAGGTTAGAATCCATCATATAGTCCATTCGAGGTTGGACCATTCTATATGTCACCGGTCTGCCACCCGCCTTTTCCTCTGGGGACTTAATAGAGTTAAAGTCTCCAAGGATGATCCAGGGGTCAGAACAACTTGCACTTAATCTTTTACAATCATTCCATAAGGATTCTCTTTCAGGCTGGAAATTTGCACTATACACAAATGACACAAGGAATGCTTGCTGGGTAAGTTTGATAATTACCTTGGCATGGATCATTTATGTCGATGTGAACAAAGGTTTGAAATGAAGATATTCATCATCCCAGAAGGCCCAAATACGCCCTGCCTCTGAATCAGCATAGTTTGTGTCGCACCTCCATTGTCGGTAAAAAGGCTGTGATGCAAGGTCAAAATTGCTTGGCTTCACGCGTGTCTTCatcaaaccaaacaaagaaAGATTGTTTGAGGATGCCCAATCCATAACAACCCTATGCTTCCCTGTTTCATTAAGACCCTGCGTGTTCCACGATCCAACCTTTATCACTTAGAAGATGGGGAGGGGGTGGGCGCTGCACTTGGCACCCCGCCTAGGACTGCATTCCCTCTCTCGTGGCGATAGAGCTGTCATTCTACATCCCTTCAGCCAATTCCTCAGTAGTTCTCTGTAGAATTTCAAACCTGTTCTTTGTAATGTTTGCATCGATGGTATTGGCCATCGGTCGAGCAGAGAACTGATTGGACTTTCTCTCCCCAACTTTCCCAACCTTCGGGTTTGCCGGTTTATCAACCCAGTTTGACTTTGAGGAGCCCTTGTCTTGGAGTGTAAGGTTATTAGCAGTCCCCATAGTCGACCCTGGCACAACCACTTCCTTCATGGAGCGATTATGTATCACCTTCCACTGGATGTACTCAGCTCCCTTGTTTATCGGCTCCCAACACTGGAGTGGGGTCCACATTGGGCGCATGTTCCACGTCAACAACCATCATGGACGTGGGTTGTCCATTAGCAGAAGAGGTTGATGCAGGGAGGGAACTGTTTGAAACTGTCAAAACCTGGCTGCCACTCGCCGTGGAAGGTTGGGTAACCTCTACCGGAGAGACAGTGGCGAACTCCGTCGGAAGAGGTTGTTTTCCCTTGTTTCACCGCCGCAAAGAGGCTTGCCAAGCGCCTTCCTCCATTAAGTATCCACACTTTTCCCACCCTCCTTGGCATGTTGCATAACAGCTACCGCAGGACACGTTCTATCACAATGGCCAAAAACCTTGCCCTTGTGGCAAACAGGTGGTGCCCAGTCATAGTCCACTTTATGTTCTAAGATGGAGCCATCGTCAAGCAGAGTTGGTACAGATGATGGGAGACCATCCTCCATCTTCATAAGAACACAGAATCGAGCGAAAGAGCACGCTGTGATGTATGTCGATCAGCACAAACAGGAACACCAAGTACACTAGCAATCTTCCCCAAGGTACGATCGCCCCTAAATTGTAGGTTGAGTCCGTATAAACTTACCTTAGAGGTGCAGTCAAGTCTCCTCTTTCTTGGTCAACGAAACGTCTGAGGACCACGGTCAGAGGATCAGTGGTCTTGTTCCACAAGTCCACGGCCCTTCATCCAAAATCTGTAGGCTAAGATCCAGTGCttggaaataaaaaaggaagatgTCGCTCTCAAGTCCAAACACCTCCACCTCTCCTACGTGAGCCCATTTTTCACAAAGAAAGCATTTCATGGCTGCATAGGAAGGTTTGGGCCCAAGAACATACCCCACAAGGGCAGATTCCCACCTCTCCTTTTCCTCCATGAGATCCTCAGAGCAGCACGACGATTGTCTAATCCACCATTAGTaattggttgggggggggggggggaagcaaaCTCAGTCCTAGGGGCCACTAGTGATGGAGCCCCAGTGGCCATGACAACAAgcagaaaaaacagaaaaacccTTGCCGAAAGAAACTGTTCCCAGAGCACCCTAAACCCTTTTTAAATTAACATATACTTGTCAGTAAATTTGTTCCCAACATATGGATTCAAGTGCATTACGACGAATCTTGGATCATTAATAAACTCTGTAAATATTTACAAACATATCTGAAACATAATAGAGACTTGGTGGTTGTCTTAAAGGAACATTTCCtagaaaattgaataaaaatcaagCTTGCCCCATGGTTTGCAAACGAACCTAAAACGTATTAATTAGAGACTTAGTAGGTAATCTAGAAAATATGTCTAATGATAATATCATGATCGAGAGTTGAGACAGTCTTTTCTACTTATATAATGGCCGTTGATTGATTCTTCTTTATAAACTTCTAAAACTCCAAACCACTCAAGAACCTAACCCTTAGTTAGTAAAAACACGTTTAAAATGGTGTTGTCgctttttaccgttttaaaagTGTATTCCCATTTGTTTCCCATACATACGGTAAAAACGGCAATCAGTCCCTTCTCCGttttaaatgcgtttaaaaGGCATTTATGCTTTTTTGACGTTTTTTGTTACAGAATTTCTGTAGTACCACGGAAGAATTCCACATCGATCACCTAGGAATGTGTCATGGAATGCACATATAGGTTGTGGCCTCCTTACTTGGTATGACACATTTTAAAGCCATAAGACCCACCTGTCAAAACAGACAATATCGTGTCATCTATGGACAGGGTATTTGGCACTTCAATTTCTTGTCATCCACATTGACTTGCTTAACTGACTATATCTGTCTCTCACAAACTATGGTCGACCTGGTTTTTTCACCGATGTAAAGATGACTCAAaacattacatttcttattgtgttgacaacaatgagaAACACCATAGCCAAACCACATTTCTCAACAAGACTTTGAACATTATATACACGAACCCTGAAATTGAGCTACATCTACTAAAAGTGTGTTGACTGTTGTGGAATTATTAGATCATAACGTTTGTTCCCGTTTTTCTGTTGTTCCCGCTTTTGCTAACTTTGATCTAACCCCATGCTACTTTAATTATCTTCCTAGGAAGATTAGGCACCGTCAGTGGGTGGAATTTAAGACTTACTAGTCAAGAGAAACACAGGATCTcaatgttggacaagtgtgtgtccatcaaacccggttcggtccggttcaacccagttcacctttgtattgaacatttatacattttagtttgatattgtcacatgcgatataaactttttgagtattatgtgtccctaagttttacttaaaatggtagtcatgactagggtttgggctgggcacccttatcatatggtcgtcacattgggtatgcctagacatgtgatgtcagggtacgaatgcgagtgctcacatgtttgatgtgtgcattggcgaagaatctactttttcgattccctcatgtattactgccagatgtaggaagggatagacatgtgtcaccgacaccctgtgcctgagggaaccctgtcactgcaaagtatGATCGCactctttggttcatcaatgactaagactcaagcgagtcaaagccggtgttttgggaatgtatgaacactttgtgagtgaaggagttatccaacacgatcaccactgcccgattgggaaacaccaagatagagactgtctgtgcatggttggatcagaatctgAATCCAAtgccgttttgaaaatggttttgcaaaaatctattttacataaaatgatacattatttataattatttgaacaaagtattttatcgagttttacgggacccgatcagatgcacagacgctcgtatatggacatgtactatggattggggtttggcagtacaagtgtacatgccctagattccataatgatggtattGATTAGCGGGGGGGTTGtttatgataaatagttatcatatagggagtatttggaatttgctattttaattagtactttatttaattaatggatatggtgataattgtaatttttctttaaatattaaataaagtaattaattaatactttccctattagattctgcttcttcacctgtgtagcactttgagtttaaacaaaactgcaaaacaaagagagagagtcagactctcaaagggattgaatcttatccattcagggtttttaattaaaccctggcaTTATATAAAGAGGACCAAAAATGCAAAGGGGGTAGTGCTCCATGTTTTTGCCTGGCACCCTCTTCTgcattttggtctctctctccctctttgagatctcttcttcttcttctagtttctctcatctgtgtttgagagttagggtttgtgaaaccctggatctgtgctgaagaatttgagagcatctaggattggcttgaagaactttggtagcaccattggaggttcagatctgtttgcttggagtgctcactggaggaagaaccactgtctattggaggagcaacacttgaggctcaccagattagcagttcttcattaattccttcagtttattgattattaatatttatgggatgcgaaagaaacttgaatcaaCCTTTTCCGCTACGCATTcaagttagggatggatcccccttgccatgtgatggaccagggatgagtttcttcgtccctactgtgataataaattttatgggacacatgagggaaggagaaaccctaacagggatgcaccagagttcccatgggcgaccatgggaagccctaaaaattaaatggggcacccatgggatacCATGGGCTAACCAAGGGCGTGCAAAATCctgaggataaatatcttggtctccctaaggaaccatggtttgatccctgaaccgttgtttgaccaacagtgtggtattagagccacctttcctacccatgaatattgaataattaatggttaatatgattatcatgagtgagatgcaagttggcacatgggtggttagaatatgattgttgtaacaaccttcccatgtgtacataggtagttacaaggttgtgttagtgtaacaacctgtccatgtgatgatggatttggtttgttttatttattccaattattgaagcatgtatccaattaaggagtgattattacttttattaatttaaatttgtTAATCATGTTTTATATGTGGGGGGCGAGGGCACACTGCCAAGCCACTGCGCACGCCCTCCCTTTGTTCCTTGCCCTTGTGTGCATGCCTTAATGGGCTGCAGCCTGCAGGCAGTAAGGTTACGGGCGGCGGCCTGCAGGCTActgtccgtgggctttagcctgcgggcagcaagcctACGGCCTGCAGCCATGGGCTGCTGCCCGTGGGCCTTGGGCCTAAAGGCTACGCAGGGAGTACCTGTAGCctgcgcatgtgggctgcatgtaccctccttggaggaagaatatgggagatgggtgaagggattcttccctccacccacttgtaattaaaattgtgattttaattCATGGGCTTgaatacatgttatcacatgtgatgaggtggttcaataattgaaggaatccatgttataagttttgtttacttgctttaatgcccatgcatgaaattatattatgacgtgattatgggaatgacattctaataaatggatggattgtttatgtatgtgatacatggggttatgggtggatgtgatgcttctctctctttctctctctccccctatcttttttataaacaaaggtactccaccccatgggcaacccaaatggtgggttggtttctccatgcggggtttctttattattatggaaaggaaagtgtatagaatttttcctaggtttccattgtaattttagaggagttaggactcccaggggaagttgatggtgatccacatgtggcgctcaaagcttatggagatgcaagtcacctactttgaagacgtgatcgggcggaggagatgatcgaggcgtggcatccatggcatgataaatacacccaaagttattagttttatttttattgggagggttctttaattgcttctgataaaaattccgccatcccataatcacttttaattaatgttgattaattatgttattttattccatccatgatatgtatgtgagagttgcttaatccctctttaatcataatacatgtatgatatgggcTAGTCTTAATTGGTAGACATgtcaatggcctcctattgaagataaatgtagagattgtgtgatatgccccgcatacgccgacaggacattgccaggaccactatcacatggttatctatatttacctctgtctagatacgttagggtatggatagtgagaggacACTgagacagtgggccatctttcatgattccatgattctaactaatgcaataggtaagtacatgacttgggtgtatgtcagtcgacaggatctggacatggcacccaagtggccaaaaatattagaagcccatgaggcggacagcttagtccacactaccatggtgtgtataatgactcccgacagggtaagttatgcatgcaagggttgtaggtatccaattcatcttttgggtta encodes:
- the LOC122638975 gene encoding uncharacterized protein LOC122638975, with the translated sequence MGVIAYWVNVFRLPQQVIASLERLMVHFLWLGNADKGSYKVSWKVVCKSREEGDLGLCRLDDWNKAALMCQIWNVASKSSNCWTQFIQHRWLKRHSIWSLTCPTQCSSSFKAILETRQIASLSVRYLIKNGEGTLLWYDPWLPNGPLTKEGCEGFLVAEALGRRPFDSAATLLNTENQWEMPNEYPALDARWNEISATKIC